atcgtTGAAAATGAAGgcttaaaacaaaaacatatcatACCGTcagctagcggcaaactatataGATTCGATTTGATTCTCTCTGGGCCCAGTTCATGACCCAGAAGTAGAGTATCTTTCGTTGTCATTTGCATACATCTGCATGTTAGTCACATGATAGTCCTACTTGGCGTCGGCTGCGTTGTATTTGGTCATTCATGCATGATTATATTTGGTTGGTCTTTGGGTGAAGGGAAGATCAGCTTTTGGGATGACGTCTGGCTTGGAGCTAGCTCCATCTGGAGTCTGTGCGTCCCGGGATATGATCCTCCTCAATCTCAGGCCGTTGCATCATACTGGCATGACCATACATGGGATGAGGATATGCTGCATGACATGACTTGATCAGATCAGAGCCACGCCGATCGAGGTGAGGGCGAAGGATGTGAGGCGTTGGAGTCTGACTAGCCATGGCGAGTTCTCTGTGACCTCAGCCAGGGAGAGCATCCGAACGAGACTACCGAAGTATGAGATTTTGGGACTGATTTGGAACGAGGGAATGACCCTCACCATCtcgatttttatttggagGTTGTTGTATGGTAGACTGCCGGTGGATGAGAAATTGCAGCACCGGGGTATTGAGTTAGCGTCTAGGTGTCAGTGTTGTCGGTCTCCGTCTTTTGAGTCTTTTAGTCATGTCTTTCTTTCGAGTCAGTCAGCGATTTATGTGTGGGAGTATTTCGATGCCTGGTTCCCCCACTCGCACACACCGATGCCTAGCACGGGCTGGGCTGGGcatagtttaaattttttttttgtttaagtaTTTTAAAGATATCCTAAATGTATTATACGCAAAAATAAAACGCATaacttgtatttttatatcacattaactaaatctaaatttaataatatgttTAAGTTTGATTTATGTCagcaatattttttcatgttctttattctatttaaaagtaagtgtataactaaaagaatagagtaaaggccaaaattggtcctgaacatatgcccATTTTATGATATTGGTCCttaactttatcttttgaatttttcggtcctgtacatttcaaatcggatcacaattggtcatCCGTTAACAATTCCGTTAATATTTAACAGTCAACgattttaatcacaattttgaccAATCAAAGCTGTTAATTATGATTACTTACACCCTAATTatatccttaattattttaataaattttcatttaaaatatacaacaaatattagtaaaaaacaaaaaatgaaatatacggcccaatttaattaatcaatcatcTCCTAATTAATCCTGGTAATGCTCACCAACATTGATCCCTCCGCCGCGCCGGAGCCCCCTTTCTCCTACTGCCAcatcgccgccgccaccaAACGCAAGCGCCGCCCCACCGGAACCCGGATCGGTACGTGTGCGAGATCTGCAACGAAGGGTTCCGACCAGAAAACAGGCGTCACCGCCGCGGGCTTAGTATCTTCTTTCTTATCCTCGCCGACGCTCACGAGCTCCGCGTGGCCCACGCCCTTCCTTAGCTGCCGCGTGACCTCAACCGCGTCGATGCTCTctcccaccaccaccacttgATCCTTCTCCGCCCCCGACAACGCCGCCGATTCCACTCCCCATATCCCCACGCAGATTTTTAGGGCTTTTGAGCGGGATTTCTCGTCGTTCATCGACACACACACCACAATCTTAACCTGCACAAATAATcatcatcaaattcaaaataaaattggctAGCAATTAAATTAAGCAAAAATTGGAGTGATTAGGAAAGAGGAAGTCTCCTATTTCGCAGTGATTAGGAAAGAGGAACCTGGATCGGTACGTGTGCGAGATTTGCAACCAAGGGTTTCGACCAGAAAACAGGCGTCGCATTCGCCGGCGTCGCCGCCGCGGGCTTAGTATCTTCTTTCTTATCCTCGCCGACGCTCACGAGCTCCGCGTGGCCCACGCCCTTCCTTAGCTGCCGCGTGACCTCAACCGCGTCGATGCTCTctcccaccaccaccacttgATCCTTCTCCGCCTCCGACAACGCCGCCGATTCCACTCCCCATATCCCCACACAGATTTTTACGGCTTTTGAGCGGGATTTCTCGTCGTTCATCGACACACACACCACATTCTTAACCTGCACAAATAATcatcatcaaattcaaaattaaattggcTAGCGATTCAATTAAGCAGAAATTGGAGTGATTAGGAAAGAGGAAGTCTCCAATTTTGTAGTGATTAGGACAGAGGAACCCGGATACGTGTGCGAGATCTGCTACCAAGGGTTTCGGCGGGGCGGCACTTGCGTTtggtggcggcggcgatgTGGCAGTAGGAGAAAGGGGGCTCCGGCGCGCGGAGGGATCAATGTTGGTGAGCATTACCAGGATTAATTAAGGAGATGATTGATTAATTGAGTTGGGctgtatatttcatttttgttttttatgatatttgttatatattttaaataaaaatttattaaaataattgaggaTATAATTAGGGTGTAagtaatcataattaatagCTTTGATTggtcaaaattataattaaaatagttgaCCGTTAAATATTAATGGAATTGTTAACGGatgaccaattgtgatccgatttgaaatgtacagaaccaaaaaattcaaaagataaagtgtaggaccaaaatcataaaacgggtatatgttcaggaccaattttggcctttactcaaaagaataatcaatattgttagttttgttttgttagtaGATGATCATATGGgtttatgttatatttttaaagcTACAAGTATACGaagtaattaacaaatttaaataattttataattttaatcatatattgAGGTTTGAATACgtaatatttttaagttaaaCTTCAGAATCATCTTTTTTTACAtctttgatataaaaaaactaaaaaaaaatagatgtaATCAAGATTGAATGTTTCATTCATGATTTAGTTGGAAActtatgttgatattaaacTATTACTGTTTGAATCATTCGGGGACattcaaaatattgaaataatagacaaaattaaCGTATTTTGTGCACAGGATGACATGcataaatagagaaatatactattattagtgattaatcacctaattacattttttaaaaaaactaaattatagAAGGGAGCCTCTGATGAGGTCGGGCTGGGCTGGGCTTCGGATGGTCCTGGGCCTGGATTTACAAAATGGCCCAATTGGAGTCCATCTCAACTGATGAGCCCAGCTCAGACCCTCTTCGTTTCACTGGTGGGTCGGGCCTGGGCCGACCAACCCGGCCCAGATGACAACTCTAGTTGGGTGAGTGAAAAGATCGGATACGACGTCGTACCGGAACAATTGAAGCGAGCACAAAACACcactctctctgtctctcccTCTCCATACCATAATGCCGCCGTTGAAGCCATTCGCGACCGCCGCAACCACTCTCCGATCTCGCCTCACCCATTCGCTTCGTACGCGCGGCGGAGGAGGCGGGCCGAGCCGCTGGACCACTCCGGGCCACGAGGAGCGGCCTAAGGGTTTTGCCTTCAACCGGACGCCGGAGCCGGCGGGGCAATCGCGGAAATGGGAGGACTGGGAGCTTCCGTGCTACCTCACCAGCTTCCTCACCGTCGTCATTCTCGGAGTAGGCCTCAGCGCCAAGCCCGATCTCACGATCGAGACCTGGGCCCATCAGAAAGCCCTAGAACGCCTCGAATTGGAAGCGTCGCAGCGCGCTGATTCTGattgaagacgaagaagaaggTATCTTCTATTTGATGTTGGTGTTTTAGACTCGGATCCTATCAATAATACCGGATTTTCTGGGTTATAATCTTACTTCCGCTTGAATTACATGAATTGGTTGATGATTCatatgaaattgaagtttCGGGATTGCTATcttctaaattattttcactCTGTTGCtgatttatgatattattttgccTAAGTTTGTTTCTGGCTACAGTGGATACTTCTGGTTGATTGACTCCAGTTTTATgtttccaataatttttattttccttgtgTTATGATGTGTATACTGTTGGTTGGGATCCATCATTTTATTTCCGAATGTGAATAATGTTTGATTCAGTGTATCAATGAATCCTACTAGCATTTGAAATGAATTTCTATTGATGTGAATTTCTATGAGAAATCTGATTACTATTGGGGAAGGCACACTGAAGGGTTTCTTGTCGTTTATGAGATATTTAGCATCATTGAGCCATCAGGTTGcaataatatactactctAATAATCATACTAAGGCTGAGCCTTCTACCCAAACTTgagcaaaagaaaagaacccatttttttgggtttgaagTGGTTTATGGGTGTTTATCGAAGTTGTTTCTTCAAGTTCTGATTCTAGGTGAACCTGCTAGATCTTTTTATCTTCGAAATTGTATATGGCCATGCATTCATCTCTAGGTTGCTTGAGCTTGGTCAGTAGCATCTTCATTTGCGATTCATTTTTTGGACAGTCATTGTTGTTTTCAGGGTTGCTTCTGTTTGTTACTACTGGTATTGTTGTGTGGAACGATTAAAACGGAATACCCAGAGTAAGCTAGGTTAagctttaaatttaaagttagGAAGTTGGTTTATTTTTCACCATTAGGCTGGTAGGAGTGTAGGTGTGCCTCTGCACATATATCTTGATTCTGTGTTATGGTATCTCTGTCCCGTGACTTGGAACTGTTTGATATCTTAAAGAAAGCTGGACATGATATTAATGTTATTAGTGTCCAAACTTTTGGAAATATGAGAATCGCGTATTGCGACCTTTATTAGCATACGTTTTACGAAAAAATTCTTATGTGTACAGACAcccatacacacacacatatacatatatata
The nucleotide sequence above comes from Salvia hispanica cultivar TCC Black 2014 chromosome 5, UniMelb_Shisp_WGS_1.0, whole genome shotgun sequence. Encoded proteins:
- the LOC125187386 gene encoding uncharacterized protein LOC125187386, with amino-acid sequence MPPLKPFATAATTLRSRLTHSLRTRGGGGGPSRWTTPGHEERPKGFAFNRTPEPAGQSRKWEDWELPCYLTSFLTVVILGVGLSAKPDLTIETWAHQKALERLELEASQRADSD